tATAGTTTGTCTGTTCCTCAGCATCAGTTCCCATCATGAAGGCGGACAGGATCACTGACATTCCCGTGTACGACCTCTGTCTGATCCGACAGCTGTGGGAGGGACGAGTGAAGAAGTACAGACAGCGGCAGAAGAAGGAGGAAGAGCGCATCAGTAAAAGTGCTCTGGCcaagtgaggatgaggatgacttaacacacaaacacacctgatccagacGGATAGAAAAACGGCTTGTGTTCCGTTCAAAAGCAAACTGTTATGtgagcagatgtgtgtgtgcagggtgGATCAGCAGTGGCAGTATCGCATCGCGTGCAGGAAGCTGAAGAGCGCGGAGGTCACGGCGCTGCAGTGTTACCTGGAGAGATCCACGCTCGGACAAATACACATCCAGCCCACCGAGAACACAGGTGATGCACTAAACAACAAACCCAAATACTGATGATGTCACCTGATGAAATCGAATAACATAAGTTAAGCTTTAACCCTAACACACAGAGCCCGAGATTTATAATTTAAGATAAAAGATCTGATTTTCACATCATGACATtaagataaacataaaatatttatatatttaagtgtttcattttatattttatttttgattttaataaaatattttcagttattttaatatcacatattaagtgttgttgttgttgttgttgtaaatatCGCGTTACAGGTAGGTAAACaagttattttaagtaaatgtttacattttttattcgtttactatttttgttttaatattaaatacatttttagttcttTAATCTTGGATAATGGTCACATAAATATACTTGTATACATACGTAGTTTCATTGATAcagattttgtattattttataattattattgttttgagttaaaattttactttttgttttattttagaatttttagttCTGTGATGTCAGTTAAAGAATATTGTGATAATATTGTggcataaaatgtttaaaatttttctGCACATTTTGTTTTCTAGTGCACATTTTACTTGATGTTCTAGCACATGCCATACATTTCCTATTTCCTTGTTTTTAATGATTATTGTACAAATATGCATGTTGAATTTTAATTCGTCAAAATCTCCTGAAACAATATTCCTGTTGAATCtgacctctgtctgtctctcatccAGACAATGACGCAGACAACAAGAAGTTCATTTTTGAGTTGAACGGGAAAAAATGGATGGTAACCACCTGAAAAAGCTTCATCAAAGatgtttttcaaatgcatttgtgctgtCCGTAATCCAGCTGTGATTGTGATCTGCAGAAATTACCTGAAGATCTTCAGTACATGACTTATCTCAAGGAATGGCACATCCATGGGACCAGGATTCCCGAGATTCCCACTTACATCGAGGCATTTGTGGATCTGCAAGTGCTGGACGTCCCGAAAAACGGACTGACGAAGCTTCCTCGTGAAATAGGTCAGAGTCACCAAGCCTGAAATACCAAAATCATACCCGAGCGGcaacctcgcgctctctctcgtgaagccaataagggagtgactaaaactgcaattcatcgactggccgtttgaggctggctgcagaagagagtcagtcccatagactccccatgttaaagttcccaactttacagcagaaaaaaacgtttacagcctggttcaaaaaatgattttggtctatatagctttTTAAACTCATCcggttaaaggggggggggggggggggggggaatgctatttcatgcatgctgagttttttacactgttaacgagttggattcccatgcttaacatggacaaagtttcaaaaattaagttgtacgtttgaaggagtatttttgttcccaaaatactccttccggtttgtcacaagtttcggaaagtttttttcgagtatggctctgtgtgacgctccagtatagcagagtagtgatgggaagttcgattcttttccgcaaaccggttctttcggacggttcgattcaataaaccggttgaaaaaaccggttcatcggttctttcacgctcgacgtaatgacgtcattggcgatgacgtaatggcgtcacgtctatcaaacattcaaatatataaagtcagtaatcataactttagtcagttaaaacctcataatcatgaaaagtttacatttgagttttgcaacaacacctaaatacagtaacagcaataatgtgcatatgaggatttaagtcttcaagatataaagtaaataaattaggtgtcatcagcgcagaagccacgatccacttactaaacataatccattgcgatgtatttgtttttaaatgaacttacgtttcgccagattgcccttcatccaagccctcgaaatacccgcgcttataacgttactagtacagaatcagaatcaatcaccaaaagaatcccttcggttcagacatgctgtgagtcagttggcttcacgctgaatcgcgcatgcgcagtatcatcagttcatcggttctcaattcggacgcgtccgacagaaacgattctcggttgagtgtactgatgatccgaaaaccgaagcaaccggttcttgacacgagaactgctccagcagtgggcgtgtttgttcattatctggctcggctgggtgttcatcttcagttcggtcttcacagcagttcattcagtgtactgtttgagtaaatggattaccccgggatattggtttattctgactcagagagagtgtcaatcacgttaaaaaagttaacagcttaagtaatttgtggatttatgcttattggagacgtgaaccgtttcaaacgattcagttcgatttggtgaactggttcaaccggttcactaagaagaaccagttaaattgaacgattcgttcacgaatcggccatcactatagcagagcactgagagcacaacagacttcactgatcagagcgagagcgtcgtgaaaagtcacaaaagaagtgtgtttttggttgccagggcaagacaaccctgcacacaccccccccccccccccaaaaaaaaaaaaacagtattaagggaccagtgaatggagtttattttttacagagcatcaacgtagttgtgcaagtgtttgtgtttgttccctgcatttcgaagatgcttgttttacaaacaaggcccagtttgacgccggatttgcatatcgtttatttcttaaggatgatgcaatcccaacgaaaaagggtcacgatcgtgtgttggatccGCAGGcgatgagtaaaactgcttcaaatatctctgcctccttgttagtgcgtcccctcccatgccggagaccagggttcgagccccgctcggagcgagtcgttgctgctgctgctctcgttcagtttcagcctctggatctgattctggatcataaataaacggctgaatctgactgtaagccatggtttgttttggatgatgtttttttcctcacggtaatatcacagcttccacatcctctcaacgcaaaagcctactggcactagtgattatttagctccgcccacacatcacgcctccagccggtcatgtttttccgggaataatcggtacagactatctttctcttatgaatataataaaactaaagactttttggagttatgaaggatgcagtactactctaaaggtacacaagattaacaggatattgagtgaaaatgagcatttcaccccccctttaaattatattaagccttaaagttctgcataattaagggcgtggccacttgagtgacaggtggattgccgctgctgacaatgccgtcgcgctaggtgggcgtggcttcagcaatcagctcccgcctttttgcccattttcgattatccgggagagtcgcgcggtgacgcgctgccaagatggcgacggcccgctcagcacactttaggcttcaaaaccgctattgaggagtctatgggtgacgtcacggacactacttccatatttttttacagtctctgATCATAACCCCAATCTCAGAAATACAATGCAAACATAATATTGTCTTTCACAGGGAAACTGATCAACCTCAGGGAATTACGTGTGAATTATAATAAACTGTTAACCATTCCACCTGAACTCGGAGGATGTGAGAATCTGGAACGATTAGAGATGACCGCAAACAGAAACCTGGCCGAGCTTCCCTTCGAGGTGCGACGCCAGATATAAAATGTGTTCTCCTGCACGAATTCCTTTAGTTAACTCACCTTTTTGTGTGCATTATTCCTTTTCCAGCTGAGCAATCTCAAAAAACTGAAGCACTTGGACATAGCAGAAAATCAGTTTGCCAGTATTCCAGTCTGCGTGCTGCGCATGGAAAGCCTGAAGTGTTTGGATATCAGCAACAACAGACTCAAAGACCTGCCCGAGGACATTGacaggtgtgtgtttgcagtATTGCTGTTCATAATCATCTGTTCGTACACTATGAACTGCTCCTCATCAGGCTCGAAGCGTTGGAGACGCTGTTCCTTCACAAAAACAAAGTGCGACACGTGCCGATGACTGTGACGAATCTGATGCATCTGAAGATGCTGGTCATCAGCGCAGACGAGCTGTACAGCATCCCGTCGCAGTTAATCGACAGCCCTAATATCAAGTAAGTGCCAACCCTACAAAAATGTTATTTGGATGCTTTTGCATTCTCTTGTAAAAGTAAAGCATTCCTCCAAAAAAAGTGTTTGCTCACGACTCTCTTCCAAATCTCCTGCGTTCTCTTTAGAAACCTTTGTGTCATCTTTAAAAACTATTGCATTCCCCCGTGAAACTCTTTTCATCAAACTTGACACACCAGACCGCGCACAGGGTCTTTTTAGGGGCttgttttgaataaatatttacattttttatattctaaGTGTAAAGCTCGAGCCTCTCTCCAAAATCCTGAGAGGACTTTTTAAAGCAGCACTGATCTCCTTTGTTTCTGTTCCAGATTAATCCGATTATACGACAATCCAATCAACCCTGAGAATGAAGACATGAGCATGGACTCAGAAGCTCAGGAGGGACGAGACAAAGAGTTCATGAAGACGTACATCCAAACCCTTCAAGACAGaggtgtatatataaataataatttatatattttttcttaaatctataaatgcatgtgtattaatatatatatacatcgtaaatatacaccgtacacgtgttatgtaaacaaaacttgtatttttattaatcaaaatcaaccaTCTGACAGcacttatacacacacagaaataataaatagagttttatattttataaattaaattatactttatatgtttatatatatatatacagaccaaaagtttggaaacattactattttttatgtttttgaaacaagtttcttctgctcatcaagcctgcatttatttgatcaaaatacagaaaaaaacattaatattgtgatatattattacaatttaaaataattgtttttaaatgtattatactttaaattatcttttatttctgtgatgcaaagctgaattaaaagaaagctgaaagctgcattatcacatgatcctttagaaatcattctaatatgatgattcattatcaaagttggaaacagttctgctgcttcatatttttcagaacatgtaatactttttttgggatactttgatgaataaaaagaaaaaaaagaaagaaaaaggaagaagc
This genomic window from Carassius auratus strain Wakin chromosome 33, ASM336829v1, whole genome shotgun sequence contains:
- the LOC113052638 gene encoding leucine-rich repeat-containing protein 2-like, whose amino-acid sequence is MWKHPDAVTRGIKSHAVKIAACSKYSRAVNKQINLERSAEELLADTASVPIMKADRITDIPVYDLCLIRQLWEGRVKKYRQRQKKEEERISKSALAKVDQQWQYRIACRKLKSAEVTALQCYLERSTLGQIHIQPTENTDNDADNKKFIFELNGKKWMKLPEDLQYMTYLKEWHIHGTRIPEIPTYIEAFVDLQVLDVPKNGLTKLPREIGKLINLRELRVNYNKLLTIPPELGGCENLERLEMTANRNLAELPFELSNLKKLKHLDIAENQFASIPVCVLRMESLKCLDISNNRLKDLPEDIDRLEALETLFLHKNKVRHVPMTVTNLMHLKMLVISADELYSIPSQLIDSPNIKLIRLYDNPINPENEDMSMDSEAQEGRDKEFMKTYIQTLQDRDAQPLYTTKVSLSCLL